One segment of Anopheles stephensi strain Indian chromosome 3, UCI_ANSTEP_V1.0, whole genome shotgun sequence DNA contains the following:
- the LOC118510794 gene encoding LOW QUALITY PROTEIN: nuclear hormone receptor FTZ-F1 beta (The sequence of the model RefSeq protein was modified relative to this genomic sequence to represent the inferred CDS: inserted 1 base in 1 codon): MRIMTSTEVNGGGGTPTTTRGGNVSVTTINCGDDGGMGGTTLDMSGVGGGSIVAAIKHNNNNNSINNNNNNTTSSNSVNNNTSTTTTATTTGTSSSGGGGGSPGGIFGNVSGGVRITVPKMEESDESDTELSNIEKTAAAALTNGVNMREERSASKSLPRPMSWEGELSEPEEPMLVDNENSSSSSVGGGGSKHGIAPIDPSPIAMIVPKREEELDTEVPTSGPGITEPLALTASSSNSSSSSSSTGGYNLSSQSGGTIRNAHSNSNTGSSSSSNSPLPNRLMIKPEAGLPLINPGLAYNVSGLGNNSSNIPTSSGASSSTVKKAGLPDVINLKYELPPGGGGGDPGGGSALPPSAIHSPLLVRSKTTLLPANPSPDSAIHSVYTHSSPSQSPLTSRHAPYTPSLSRNNSDASHSSCYSYSSEFSPTHSPIQGRHNIFAGGGGGGGGGGGGGGGGSASFNGSPLHHSVLYKPMLDSEQQQQQALKQLAAAAAAAAQEEPLYDGEHLPSPGISRQQLINSPCPICGDKISGFHYGIFSCESCKGFFKRTVQNRKNYVCLRGAACPVTIATRKKCPACRFEKCLQKGMKLEAIREDRTRGGRSTYQCSYTLPGPLVNAGGGMQPGDSPGAGPFQYGGSVRSPYVGGGSGVGGVGGQQMKMEPPDGGMMMVGSGSIGGGNGGMNGMGNGLGSDGISSSGGANHMQPGIPVLLQVVSPQRFSRKNLYKKGFAXLQQEIMDVEPLWQYNAQELARLNQPPTNVSSTTIANNPILSSAGISSDSSPDLIANLCNIADHRLYKIVKWCKSLPLFKHISIDDQICLLINSWCELLLFSCCYRSISTPGEIKISQGKSITLDQVKNSGLQTCIERMLNLTDHLRRLRVDRYEYVAMKVIVLLSSDTSELKESEKVRTSQEKALQALQAYTLAHYPKSPAKFGELLLRIPELQRTCQVGKEMLTIKPKDGEEPSFNLLMELLRGEH; the protein is encoded by the exons ATGAGAATAATGACATCGACCGAGGTAAACGGAGGCGGTGGTACGCCCACGACCACACGCGGCGGAAACGTGTCCGTGACGACGATCAACTGTGGTGACGACGGCGGTATGGGCGGCACAACGTTGGACATGagcggtgttggtggtggtagtataGTGGCGGCAatcaagcacaacaacaacaataacagcatcaacaacaataacaacaacacgaCGAGTAGTAATAGTGTGAATAATAACACCAgcaccactactactgctaccactACAGGAACGAGTAGTAGCGGTGGTGGGGGTGGTAGTCCAGGTGGCATCTTTGGAAACGTGAGCGGTGGAGTACGCATCACCGTGCCGAAGATGGAAGAGTCGGACGAGTCCGATACGGAGCTGTCCAACATCGAGAAGACGGCAGCAGCGGCACTGACGAACGGCGTCAATATGCGCGAGGAACGTAGCGCCAGTAAGAGCCTTCCGCGACCCATGTCCTGGGAGGGTGAACTTTCCGAACCGGAGGAACCGATGCTGGTGGACAATGAGAATTCTAGCTCCAGctcggttggtggtggtggcagtaAGCACGGGATAGCACCGATCGATCCTTCCCCGATCGCGATGATTGTGCCGAAGCGCGAGGAAGAGCTGGACACCGAGGTACCGACGTCCGGACCGGGCATTACGGAACCGTTGGCACTGACCGCTTCCAGCAgtaatagcagcagcagtagcagcagtaccggTGGCTACAATCTTTCCTCCCAGAGCGGTGGCACGATTCGGAATGCGCACAGTAACAGCAATACCGGTAGTAGCAGCTCCAGCAACTCACCACTGCCGAATCGGCTCATGATCAAACCGGAAGCGGGGCTTCCACTGATCAATCCCGGGCTGGCGTACAACGTGTCCGGGCTCGGGAACAACTCCTCCAACATTCCAACGTCTTCGGGAGCTTCGTCGTCCACGGTGAAGAAGGCCGGACTTCCGGATGTGATAAACCTGAAGTACGAACTACcaccgggtggtggtggtggtgatccgGGCGGCGGTAGTGCACTTCCACCGAGTGCAATCCATTCGCCGCTGTTGGTCCGTTCGAAGACGACGCTGCTGCCCGCGAATCCCAGTCCCGACTCAGCCATCCACTCGGTGTACACGCACAGTTCGCCGAGCCAATCGCCACTCACATCCCGCCATGCACCGTACACGCCATCGCTCAGCCGGAACAATAGTGACGCGTCGCACAGCAGCTGCTACTCGTACAGCTCGGAGTTCAGCCCGACGCATTCGCCCATCCAGGGCCGGCATAACATCttcgccggtggtggtggtggtggtggaggaggagggggcggaggaggaggaggcagTGCATCCTTCAACGGATCACCGTTGCATCACTCAGTATTATACAAACCGATGCTGGAtagcgagcagcagcaacagcaagcccTTAAACAGCTGGCTGCAGCGGCGGCTGCCGCGGCCCAAGAAGAACCGCTCTACGATGGGGAACATTTGCCTTCGCCCGGGATATCTCGGCAGCAGCTTATCAACAG CCCGTGTCCCATCTGTGGCGATAAGATATCCGGCTTCCATTATGGCATTTTCTCGTGCGAGTCGTGCAAGGGCTTCTTCAAGCGTACGGTGCAGAACCGTAAGAACTACGTGTGCCTTAGGGGGGCGGCCTGTCCGGTGACGATAGCGACACGCAAAAAGTGTCCCGCCTGCCGGTTCGAGAAGTGCCTTCAGAAGGGGATGAAATTGGAAG CTATTCGGGAGGATCGAACACGTGGAGGACGCTCAACGTACCAgtgctcgtacaccttgccagGACCGTTGGTAAACGCGGGCGGTGGTATGCAACCGGGTGACTCACCGGGCGCGGGACCATTCCAGTACGGTGGTTCGGTACGATCACCGTACGTTGGAGGAGGTtccggtgttggtggtgttggagGACAGCAGATGAAGATGGAACCACCGGACGGTGGTATGATGATGGTCGGATCGGGTTCCATTGGCGGAGGGAACGGTGGCATGAATGGAATGGGCAATGGACTCGGTTCGGATGGTATTAGCAGCTCCGGTGGAGCTAATCACATGCAGCCAGGCATTCCAGTACTGTTACAGGTAGTCTCTCCTCAACGTTTCTCTCGTAAGAACCTATATAAAAAAGGCTTTG GTCTCCAACAGGAAATTATGGACGTTGAACCGCTGTGGCAGTATAATGCTCAGGAGCTGGCCCGACTCAACCAACCGCCAACGAACGTAAGCAGCACGACGATCGCCAACAATCCGATCCTGTCGAGTGCCGGCATCTCGTCCGACAGCAGTCCCGATCTGATCGCTAACCTCTGTAACATTGCCGACCACCGACTGTACAAGATCGTCAAGTGGTGCAAAAGTCTGCCACTCTTCAAGCACATTTCC ATCGACGATCAGATCTGTCTGCTGATAAACTCCTGGtgtgagctgctgctgttctcgTGCTGCTACCGTTCGATCTCGACACCGGGCGAGATTAAGATTTCCCAGGGCAAATCGATCACGCTGGATCAGGTTAAGAATAGTGGTTTGCAG ACGTGTATTGAGCGGATGTTAAATCTAACCGACCATCTGCGACGATTGCGCGTCGATCGGTACGAGTACGTGGCGATGAAGGTGATCGTGTTGCTCTCTTCGGACACATCCGAGCTGAAGGAATCGGAAAAGGTGCGGACGAGCCAGGAGAAAGCATTGCAGGCCCTGCAAGCCTACACACTGGCCCACTATCCCAAGTCGCCGGCCAAGTTTGGCGAGCTGTTGCTGCGCATTCCCGAACTCCAGCGCACCTGTCAG GTCGGTAAGGAGATGCTCACAATCAAACCGAAGGATGGCGAGGAGCCATCGTTTAACCTGCTAATGGAACTGCTCCGTGGCGAGCACTGA